One Anas platyrhynchos isolate ZD024472 breed Pekin duck chromosome 10, IASCAAS_PekinDuck_T2T, whole genome shotgun sequence genomic window carries:
- the CMC4 gene encoding cx9C motif-containing protein 4 has translation MSQKDPCQKQACEIQKCLQANNYVESKCAAVLQEMRKCCARYPKGRSICCSGFEREEREREKLKTTSDRIPPPPQ, from the exons ATGTCCCAGAAGGATCCCTGCCAGAAACAAGCctgtgaaatacagaaatgcttgCAAG CGAACAACTACGTGGAGTCTAAGTGCGCAGCCGTGCTCCAGGAGATGCGGAAATGCTGCGCCCGGTACCCCAAGGGCCGCTCCATCTGTTGTTCAGGTtttgagagagaagaaagagagagagaaaagcttaAGACTACTTCAGACAGAATTCCTCCACCACCTCAGTAA